A single genomic interval of Acidobacteriota bacterium harbors:
- a CDS encoding DUF4388 domain-containing protein produces MSLAGTLEELPLADILQIISLGRRTGILTLLTADGRFTMSFRDGLVVGATEAQGRPLGQVLIDSGLITAAQLAAALDLQISGDWKPLGAILVQQGVIVYDQLEDVARRELERITRRIVQLQKGNFSFQVAEVPTYGSCRLNAQEMLLETARQHDELRHHQALQTLSDPNPRKGYILIINPHGELVLPLRQALANLEVEVHAVSNLAPEALVTGFDELIHSGLPALVIADFEELNPQPGGEPRLAWKYLKEIGERSITLITAEYPAQVTQAMLDAFNPLRILSRPNVRSLQGSISPHAQSQLTAFVEHIKTVVAQLTSASLFESMHPDAADFFSDVGIPIVLPERQDEGSEKRLLELLHESISQLKNPDETTEVSLLLMRLLAECFDRALFFLVRGDQLIGRGGFGFSAAAEKATAKVRKLRIPLAESDTFGQVCAQGKPFRGNLNPHWWVKYIPVEVGECPSREIVIYPLQTQGGTIGLVYADNSIHHKPLSNTHVLEIFLFQAGIALENRNLQQRLMGRSAS; encoded by the coding sequence CTTTCGGGATGGGCTGGTGGTTGGGGCAACCGAAGCCCAGGGCCGTCCACTCGGGCAGGTGCTGATTGATTCCGGGCTCATTACGGCGGCGCAACTGGCAGCCGCGCTGGATTTACAAATCTCTGGCGACTGGAAACCACTTGGTGCCATCCTGGTTCAGCAAGGGGTGATTGTGTATGACCAGTTGGAGGATGTTGCCCGCCGTGAACTTGAACGGATTACCCGCCGGATTGTCCAGCTTCAAAAAGGAAATTTTAGTTTTCAAGTGGCGGAAGTTCCCACCTATGGCAGTTGCCGTTTGAACGCGCAGGAAATGTTGCTCGAAACTGCCCGACAGCACGACGAACTCCGTCACCATCAAGCGCTTCAGACTCTCAGCGATCCCAATCCCCGCAAAGGCTACATTCTCATTATCAACCCCCACGGTGAACTGGTTTTGCCTCTGCGCCAAGCCCTGGCAAACCTTGAAGTCGAAGTCCATGCCGTGAGTAATCTGGCCCCAGAGGCACTTGTGACCGGGTTTGATGAACTGATTCACAGTGGATTACCGGCCCTGGTCATCGCTGATTTTGAGGAACTCAACCCGCAACCTGGTGGGGAGCCAAGGCTGGCCTGGAAGTATTTGAAAGAGATTGGGGAGCGTTCCATCACGTTGATTACCGCTGAGTACCCGGCTCAGGTGACACAGGCGATGCTGGATGCCTTCAATCCATTGCGGATCCTGTCACGTCCGAATGTACGGAGCCTCCAGGGCTCTATTTCACCCCACGCCCAATCCCAATTGACGGCTTTTGTCGAGCATATCAAAACGGTTGTCGCCCAATTGACCAGTGCCTCACTTTTTGAATCAATGCATCCGGACGCGGCTGACTTTTTTTCGGATGTCGGGATTCCCATTGTTTTGCCTGAACGTCAGGATGAAGGCTCTGAAAAGCGATTGCTTGAACTCCTCCATGAGTCCATCTCTCAGTTAAAAAATCCGGACGAAACCACGGAAGTTTCCTTGTTGTTAATGCGATTGCTGGCTGAATGCTTTGACCGGGCGCTCTTTTTTCTCGTCAGGGGCGATCAACTCATCGGACGCGGTGGGTTTGGGTTTTCAGCGGCGGCTGAAAAAGCAACGGCTAAAGTCCGTAAATTGCGCATTCCACTTGCGGAAAGCGATACATTCGGCCAGGTGTGTGCTCAGGGAAAGCCATTTCGCGGAAATCTCAACCCGCACTGGTGGGTCAAATATATTCCGGTTGAAGTCGGTGAATGTCCTTCGCGTGAAATTGTGATTTACCCGCTCCAAACCCAGGGCGGAACGATTGGACTGGTCTATGCCGACAACTCAATTCATCATAAACCACTTTCGAATACCCACGTCCTTGAGATTTTTCTGTTCCAGGCCGGGATTGCTCTCGAAAACCGCAACCTGCAACAACGCCTGATGGGCCGCTCGGCAAGCTAG